From the genome of Prevotella herbatica, one region includes:
- a CDS encoding DUF1599 domain-containing protein, translating into MSNLNTEKQFENVMKECRELFSKKLHDYGASWRILRPSSLTDQLFIKAKRIRSLEIKKESLVGEGIRPEFIALINYGIIGLIQLEKGFVDSVDMTVSEAMTLYDRHAKEALELMLKKNHDYDEAWRSMRISSYTDFILTKIERVKEIEDINGETLVSEGIDSNYMDIINYAVFGAIKLNG; encoded by the coding sequence ATGAGCAATTTGAATACAGAGAAACAGTTTGAGAATGTGATGAAAGAATGTCGTGAACTCTTCAGCAAGAAGTTACACGACTATGGTGCTTCATGGCGCATATTGCGACCGTCGTCACTTACAGACCAACTGTTTATTAAGGCAAAACGTATACGTTCACTGGAGATCAAAAAAGAATCTTTAGTCGGTGAAGGTATACGTCCTGAATTTATAGCACTTATCAATTACGGAATAATAGGATTAATCCAACTCGAAAAAGGATTCGTTGACTCTGTTGACATGACAGTGAGCGAAGCCATGACGTTGTATGACAGACATGCCAAGGAAGCTTTGGAACTGATGCTTAAAAAGAATCATGACTATGACGAGGCTTGGCGCTCTATGAGAATCAGCAGCTACACTGATTTCATACTAACAAAAATAGAGAGAGTTAAGGAGATTGAGGATATTAACGGAGAAACTCTTGTTTCAGAAGGCATTGATTCCAACTACATGGATATTATAAACTATGCGGTATTTGGCGCAATAAAACTGAATGGATAA